A genomic stretch from Sceloporus undulatus isolate JIND9_A2432 ecotype Alabama chromosome 5, SceUnd_v1.1, whole genome shotgun sequence includes:
- the LOC121931824 gene encoding ATP-binding cassette sub-family C member 9-like encodes MGSTPVSTEEMKVAFCGNDNPSAYNMSGGFLSNVCFLDALNLVPHVFLLFITFPILFIGWGSQSSKVQIHHNNGFTSWTQFAVDLTFTSCLCMYAK; translated from the exons atgggAAG TACACCTGTTTCAACAGAAGAAATGAAAGTCGCATTTTGTGGCAATGACAACCCTTCTGCCTACAATATGAGTGGAGGCTTCTTAAGTAATGTCTGCTTTCTGGATGCCCTCAACTTGGTACCCCATGTTTTCCTCTTATTTATCACCTTTCCTATATTATTCATTG GATGGGGAAGTCAAAGCTCCAAAGTTCAGATCCATCACAACAATGGCTTCACTTCCTGGACACAATTTGCGGTGGATTTGACGTTTACCTCCTGTTTGTGCATGTATGCGAAATAG